The Ornithorhynchus anatinus isolate Pmale09 chromosome X2, mOrnAna1.pri.v4, whole genome shotgun sequence genome window below encodes:
- the TNFAIP8L1 gene encoding tumor necrosis factor alpha-induced protein 8-like protein 1, giving the protein MDTFSTKNLAMQAQKKLLSKMASKAVASAFIDDTSSEVLDELYRVTKEFTRNRKEAQKIVKNLIKIVMKLGVLYRNGQFRPEELALMERLRKKVRHLAMTAVSFHQIDFTFDRRVMATGLAECRDLLHQAVNTHLTGKSHARINHVFNHFADPEFLTALYGPTEPYRTHLRGICDGLNKMLEDHSL; this is encoded by the coding sequence ATGGACACCTTCAGCACCAAGAACCTGGCCATGCAGGCCCAGAAGAAACTCCTGAGCAAGATGGCATCCAAGGCGGTGGCAAGCGCCTTCATCGATGACACGAGCAGCGAGGTCCTCGATGAACTCTACCGCGTCACCAAGGAGTTCACGCGGAATCGCAAGGAAGCCCAGAAGATTGTCAAGAACCTCATCAAGATCGTCATGAAGCTGGGCGTCCTCTACCGGAACGGGCAGTTCCGCCCAGAGGAGCTGGCGCTCATGGAGCGCCTCCGCAAGAAAGTACGCCACCTGGCCATGACCGCCGTCAGCTTCCACCAGATAGACTTCACCTTTGACCGGCGGGTCATGGCCACGGGCCTGGCCGAGTGCCGCGACCTGCTCCACCAGGCCGTCAACACGCACCTCACGGGCAAGTCCCACGCCCGCATCAACCACGTCTTCAACCACTTTGCGGACCCCGAGTTCCTGACTGCACTCTACGGCCCCACTGAGCCCTACCGCACCCACCTGCGGGGGATCTGCGACGGCCTCAACAAAATGTTGGAGGATCACAGTCTATGA